In the genome of Treponema pedis, one region contains:
- a CDS encoding DUF2715 domain-containing protein produces the protein MKKISVFFLCLIVYAVNSFAAEVVFSPGIGFSVYTVRSHEVIIKGKNLELSDKPVTYTIPTPSIGLDMHFIHEKNGFTFSLINNAAFPISMYKRGGFGNGSMKTKGFIWDGQMLFGYTYGVKQPFSIHAGIGPGVALGQFWTHLNNQQLENFYHAWTPIALHLGVQYIFTKHFGITVGLHDMISFSGLLRSIEKPNIADGNNKVGGTVGFGNVFTLRIAATFRL, from the coding sequence ATGAAAAAAATATCAGTATTCTTTTTGTGTCTTATAGTATATGCGGTAAATAGTTTTGCTGCGGAAGTTGTTTTTTCGCCCGGTATCGGATTTTCAGTATATACGGTACGGAGCCATGAGGTTATTATAAAAGGAAAAAACTTGGAACTTTCGGATAAACCCGTAACATATACGATACCTACCCCTTCTATAGGGCTTGATATGCATTTTATTCATGAAAAAAACGGTTTTACATTCAGTCTTATTAACAATGCGGCGTTTCCTATTTCCATGTATAAAAGAGGCGGATTCGGCAATGGTTCAATGAAAACAAAAGGTTTTATTTGGGACGGACAAATGCTGTTCGGTTATACCTACGGAGTAAAACAACCTTTTAGTATTCATGCCGGTATCGGCCCGGGTGTTGCGTTGGGACAATTTTGGACGCACCTGAATAATCAACAGTTGGAAAATTTTTATCATGCATGGACACCGATTGCCTTGCATCTCGGAGTTCAATATATTTTTACAAAACATTTCGGTATTACCGTAGGCTTACATGATATGATAAGTTTTTCAGGACTTTTACGCAGCATAGAAAAACCGAATATTGCTGACGGCAATAATAAAGTCGGCGGGACAGTCGGCTTCGGTAATGTTTTTACTTTAAGGATAGCCGCAACTTTTAGACTTTAA